One window from the genome of Planctomycetia bacterium encodes:
- a CDS encoding sigma-70 family RNA polymerase sigma factor: MQPIGKTSQMYAAQDPDIRLMLRVRNDDNAAFQELVTKYQHRLIGILTHLCGSADEAEDLAQEVFLRVYRARNDYSPQAKFSTWLFTIANNVALNALRRRKRKPSYQIDPLVSQSGSQMARPEEALVPAVSTEPDRRMRHQELANVVELALSQLNERQRLAVVLNKFEEMSYEEIAQVIGISAKAVKSLLSRARTQLRDILRTYVETELMDDSQVAPIMLEPQP; the protein is encoded by the coding sequence ATGCAGCCGATAGGTAAAACTAGCCAGATGTATGCCGCGCAGGATCCTGATATCCGGCTGATGTTGCGTGTTCGTAATGATGATAATGCAGCGTTTCAGGAACTGGTCACCAAGTATCAGCATCGGCTGATTGGCATACTTACCCATCTGTGTGGCTCGGCCGATGAAGCGGAAGACCTGGCCCAGGAAGTGTTTCTGCGGGTTTACCGGGCACGGAATGATTATTCGCCGCAGGCCAAGTTCAGCACCTGGCTGTTTACCATCGCCAATAATGTGGCTCTCAATGCCTTGCGACGCAGGAAGCGGAAGCCTTCCTATCAGATTGATCCGCTGGTGAGCCAATCAGGCAGCCAGATGGCCCGGCCTGAAGAGGCGCTGGTGCCTGCAGTTTCCACAGAACCCGACAGGCGGATGCGGCACCAGGAACTCGCCAATGTGGTGGAATTGGCATTATCACAATTAAACGAGCGCCAAAGGCTGGCAGTGGTGTTAAATAAGTTTGAGGAAATGAGCTATGAGGAAATTGCCCAGGTGATTGGGATATCAGCCAAAGCTGTGAAATCGCTGCTCAGCCGGGCACGCACGCAGCTTCGCGATATTCTTCGCACTTATGTGGAAACCGAGTTAATGGATGACAGCCAGGTGGCTCCCATCATGCTGGAACCGCAACCATGA
- a CDS encoding ParA family protein: MKTIAAFNNKGGVGKTTLTCNIASYFARAMRQRVLVIDCDPQCNATQLILGQDAASDLYWNSSSAQSNETTIRDILQPIEDGDSGISDSIQPFISSRNRFNVDVIAGHPGLSIIEDRLGGAWHDLLGGDLGGIRKTNWNLALCEKLSPHYDYCFIDLGPSLGSINRSVLVGCDSFFTPMGSDIFSILGVRNISAWLQQWTAKYENGLKLAESNQPGRLDNFSISRKLSIKNGYVGYTMQQYITKAISGERRPTKAYDEIITCVPDEIKSSLQNYFPSGMTLSDANLGDVPHLFSLIPLAQSAASPIIDLQSSDGLVGAQYKQREQFGEIIQAVAAKMMNNLSKV, from the coding sequence ATGAAGACTATTGCTGCCTTCAACAACAAGGGAGGTGTTGGGAAAACTACACTTACTTGCAATATTGCTTCATATTTCGCGAGGGCAATGCGACAGAGGGTATTAGTCATTGATTGCGACCCTCAGTGTAATGCAACACAGCTAATCTTAGGACAAGATGCTGCCTCTGACTTATACTGGAATTCGAGCAGCGCACAATCCAACGAAACAACTATTCGAGATATTCTTCAACCAATCGAAGATGGCGATTCAGGGATATCTGATTCAATTCAGCCCTTTATTTCATCGAGAAATCGCTTCAATGTTGATGTAATTGCTGGCCATCCAGGACTGTCAATAATTGAAGACAGGCTAGGTGGCGCATGGCATGACCTATTAGGCGGCGACTTAGGCGGTATAAGAAAGACAAATTGGAACTTAGCGCTTTGCGAAAAGCTATCACCACACTACGATTACTGTTTTATTGATTTAGGACCTAGTCTTGGATCTATTAATAGGAGTGTATTAGTTGGGTGCGATAGTTTCTTTACTCCTATGGGATCCGATATTTTTAGCATACTTGGAGTAAGAAACATTTCTGCCTGGCTGCAGCAATGGACTGCGAAGTATGAAAACGGCCTAAAGCTAGCGGAAAGTAATCAGCCAGGAAGATTGGATAACTTCTCGATATCACGAAAATTATCGATTAAGAATGGCTATGTTGGATATACGATGCAACAGTACATTACAAAGGCAATTAGTGGAGAAAGGAGGCCGACAAAAGCTTATGATGAAATCATTACTTGTGTTCCAGATGAGATAAAGTCATCTTTGCAAAACTATTTCCCTTCCGGCATGACGCTTTCTGATGCAAACCTAGGAGACGTCCCTCACCTTTTTAGTCTAATTCCATTGGCACAGTCAGCAGCATCGCCAATTATCGATTTACAATCCTCTGATGGATTAGTTGGTGCTCAATATAAGCAAAGAGAACAATTTGGAGAGATCATACAAGCAGTAGCTGCAAAAATGATGAACAACTTGTCGAAGGTGTAA
- a CDS encoding SIR2 family protein, with amino-acid sequence MNWPNALICELAERRCAIFLGSGASAGSKGIGGVHPPDWKTFLEHLMAKMQTTSEQAIAESLIAEKRYLEAAEVIKSDVAIADFTQFIRDELVAPKFAASEIHKSVLQIDPKIVLTTNYDDIYDTYCRNGDAAAGYNVCKYYDSHLVSDLRSPIRLIVKAHGCISNPSKIVLTRSDYFEQRLEHERFFHVLDGLFVTSTLLFIGYSLSDPDIQLVLENANIAAPRAHPHYAVIPDDAHAALRKSWSKSYNIQFIDYPAGDYTLLNNKLIELTQSVNEYRKLHIS; translated from the coding sequence ATGAATTGGCCAAACGCACTTATTTGTGAACTGGCTGAACGAAGATGCGCAATTTTCCTTGGTTCAGGTGCCAGTGCAGGTTCTAAAGGAATAGGTGGGGTCCATCCTCCCGATTGGAAGACATTCCTTGAACATTTGATGGCAAAAATGCAAACTACGTCGGAGCAAGCTATTGCAGAATCACTAATTGCTGAGAAACGTTACCTTGAGGCAGCCGAAGTAATTAAGTCTGATGTAGCAATAGCGGACTTTACACAATTTATTCGTGATGAGTTAGTAGCCCCTAAATTTGCTGCATCAGAAATTCATAAGTCTGTACTTCAAATTGATCCCAAGATAGTACTTACAACAAACTACGACGACATCTATGATACTTACTGCCGTAATGGGGATGCCGCTGCTGGTTACAACGTATGCAAGTATTACGATTCACATTTAGTTTCTGACCTGCGCTCACCAATACGATTGATCGTCAAGGCGCATGGTTGTATTAGCAACCCATCAAAAATCGTATTAACTAGATCAGACTATTTTGAACAACGATTGGAGCATGAGCGATTCTTCCATGTATTGGACGGATTATTTGTGACGAGCACACTCTTGTTTATCGGATATAGTCTCTCCGATCCTGATATTCAATTAGTCCTTGAAAATGCAAACATTGCAGCGCCGCGCGCACACCCGCACTATGCAGTAATACCTGATGATGCTCATGCTGCTCTGCGAAAATCATGGTCGAAGTCGTACAACATCCAATTCATAGATTATCCTGCTGGTGATTACACGCTGCTAAATAACAAGTTGATTGAGTTAACTCAATCAGTAAATGAATACCGTAAACTTCACATATCATGA